Proteins from a genomic interval of Coregonus clupeaformis isolate EN_2021a chromosome 4, ASM2061545v1, whole genome shotgun sequence:
- the LOC121556007 gene encoding death-associated protein-like 1-A isoform X2: protein MVQLSKSGMRESLELKAGHPPAVKAGGKRVAKKSYEESHATHHVNPEREQKVPKPRSAATSSRMQLVSVLMSGTLDKLGHDFPETPVSVKHSRLRPALEKAHSPAFKSSFCIQQPKKF from the exons ATGGTGCAGCTATCTAAATCTGGAATGAGAGAGAGTCTTGAATTGAAGGCTGGCCATCCTCCAGCAG TGAAGGCTGGGGGGAAACGAGTGGCCAAGAAGAGCTATGAGGAGAGTCATGCCACCCACCATGTGAACCCAGAGAGGGAACAGAAGGTTCCCAAACCcag ATCTGCAGCCACCTCCAGCCGAATGCAGCTAGTCAGTGTCTTGATGTCAGGAACACTTGACAAG TTGGGACATGACTTCCCAGAGACCCCAGTAAGTGTGAAACACAGCAGACTCAGACCTGCTTTGGAGAAGGCACACTCGCCAGCTTTCAAGTCTAGCTTCTGCATCCAGCAACCGAAAAAGTTCTGA
- the LOC121556007 gene encoding death-associated protein-like 1-A isoform X1 — MVQLSKSGMRESLELKAGHPPAGTGWPALKFSSYMKAGGKRVAKKSYEESHATHHVNPEREQKVPKPRSAATSSRMQLVSVLMSGTLDKLGHDFPETPVSVKHSRLRPALEKAHSPAFKSSFCIQQPKKF, encoded by the exons ATGGTGCAGCTATCTAAATCTGGAATGAGAGAGAGTCTTGAATTGAAGGCTGGCCATCCTCCAGCAG GGACAGGATGGCCAGCTCTGAAGTTCAGTTCATACA TGAAGGCTGGGGGGAAACGAGTGGCCAAGAAGAGCTATGAGGAGAGTCATGCCACCCACCATGTGAACCCAGAGAGGGAACAGAAGGTTCCCAAACCcag ATCTGCAGCCACCTCCAGCCGAATGCAGCTAGTCAGTGTCTTGATGTCAGGAACACTTGACAAG TTGGGACATGACTTCCCAGAGACCCCAGTAAGTGTGAAACACAGCAGACTCAGACCTGCTTTGGAGAAGGCACACTCGCCAGCTTTCAAGTCTAGCTTCTGCATCCAGCAACCGAAAAAGTTCTGA